A window of the Roseovarius sp. S88 genome harbors these coding sequences:
- a CDS encoding glutathione S-transferase family protein: protein MLTIYGRTTSSNVQLVMWFIGELQLPHERLDYGHVYGGLDTPEFGALNPHRKIPVLKDGDLVVWESASILRYLAATYDDGGAFWPKDASERARIDKWAEWGKNELCNNFTVPIFWSRVRTAAANRDAGKLAAAISNFDAYMSILATQLGDQPFVCGQNLTTADIVIGHLLFRWFTMDIPRAENPRVEMYYQRLTERSAYREHVMVSYEPLRVEGA from the coding sequence ATGTTGACGATCTATGGGCGCACGACCTCTTCCAACGTGCAACTGGTCATGTGGTTTATCGGGGAACTACAGCTTCCGCATGAGCGGCTGGACTACGGGCATGTGTATGGCGGGCTTGATACGCCGGAGTTCGGCGCGTTGAACCCACACCGCAAAATCCCTGTTCTGAAAGATGGCGATCTGGTTGTCTGGGAGAGTGCGTCGATCCTGCGATACCTTGCGGCGACCTATGATGATGGCGGAGCATTCTGGCCAAAGGATGCGTCTGAGCGTGCCCGTATCGACAAATGGGCCGAGTGGGGCAAGAACGAGCTGTGCAATAATTTCACCGTGCCGATCTTCTGGTCGCGCGTGCGCACGGCGGCTGCGAACCGGGATGCAGGAAAACTCGCCGCGGCAATCTCAAATTTTGATGCCTACATGTCGATTCTGGCAACCCAGCTGGGCGATCAGCCTTTTGTCTGCGGTCAGAACCTGACCACAGCAGATATCGTCATCGGGCATCTTCTGTTCCGGTGGTTCACGATGGACATTCCGCGCGCAGAAAATCCGCGCGTTGAGATGTACTATCAAAGACTTACAGAGCGATCCGCATATCGCGAGCATGTCATGGTTTCATACGAGCCATTGAGGGTGGAGGGCGCGTGA
- the betI gene encoding transcriptional regulator BetI — protein sequence MPKLGMEPIRRSALVEATISEIGAQGSLDVTVSQIARRAGMSSALAHHYFGSKEQIFAAAMRHILTLYGAEVRGAMIMAKTPRDRIEAIIRASFAPAQFRTEMVAAWLNFYVQAQKSDEARRLLHIYQHRLRSNLHHAFRQLAPKDARTLTRGLAAMIDGLYIRQALHKAPLSGEEAIKVLLHYIDTSLPADMRQ from the coding sequence ATGCCGAAGCTAGGGATGGAACCGATTCGACGCTCGGCTTTGGTCGAGGCGACAATCAGTGAGATTGGCGCGCAAGGCTCACTTGATGTCACGGTAAGCCAGATTGCCCGCCGGGCGGGCATGTCGAGCGCGCTGGCGCATCATTACTTTGGGTCCAAAGAACAGATTTTCGCAGCCGCCATGCGGCACATCCTGACGCTCTATGGGGCCGAGGTGCGGGGTGCGATGATCATGGCCAAGACGCCCCGTGACCGCATTGAGGCCATCATACGCGCCAGTTTCGCGCCTGCGCAGTTCCGCACCGAGATGGTCGCGGCTTGGCTTAATTTTTACGTTCAGGCCCAGAAGTCAGACGAGGCGCGGCGGCTTTTGCATATCTATCAGCACCGGCTGCGCTCTAACCTGCATCATGCCTTTCGCCAGCTTGCCCCCAAGGATGCGCGCACGCTCACTCGCGGCCTCGCGGCGATGATCGACGGTTTGTATATCCGGCAGGCGCTGCACAAAGCGCCGCTCTCGGGCGAAGAAGCCATCAAGGTGCTGTTGCATTACATCGACACATCCTTGCCAGCGGACATGCGTCAATGA
- the betA gene encoding choline dehydrogenase — protein sequence MEADYVIVGAGSAGCAMAYRLSEAGRSVLVIEHGGTDAGPFIQMPGALSYPMNMSMYDWGYRTEPEPHLGNRRLAAPRGKVIGGSSSINGMVYVRGHARDFDHWRDQGADGWGFADVLPYFKRQENWTDGGHGGDPDWRGRSGPLHVTRGEMANPLTRAFIEAGGQAGYQITSDYNGQQQEGFGPFEMTVHKGQRWSAANAYLKPALKGGKCDVMRGLAGRVIFEDGRATGVEVTRKGAREVIHARAEVILSASAFNTPKLLMLSGIGPGAHLAEHGIDLVADRPGVGANLQDHLEVYIQMAASQPVSLYKYWNLPGKALVGLTWLLGKTGPGASNQFESCGFIRSDKGVDYPDLQFHFLPIAVRYDGQAAAEGHGFQAHVGPMRSESRGAVTLRSNRPEDAPVIRFNYMSKESDWRDFRRGIRLTREIFAQDAFAPFAKHEIQPGAALQTDDEIDGFIREHAESAYHPCGTCRMGRADDAHAVVDPEGRVIGVDGLRVADSSVFPRIPNGNLNAPSIMVGEKMADHVLGRHLPADNAEPWIHPNWKTAQR from the coding sequence ATGGAAGCGGATTATGTCATCGTTGGTGCGGGCAGTGCGGGCTGTGCCATGGCTTACCGCCTCAGTGAGGCGGGTCGTTCGGTTCTGGTGATTGAGCATGGCGGCACGGATGCTGGCCCGTTCATTCAGATGCCCGGCGCGCTCAGCTATCCGATGAATATGAGCATGTATGACTGGGGCTACCGCACCGAGCCTGAGCCGCATTTGGGCAACCGGCGTCTGGCCGCCCCACGCGGCAAGGTCATTGGCGGATCCTCCTCAATCAACGGCATGGTCTATGTGCGTGGCCATGCGCGCGACTTTGATCACTGGCGCGATCAGGGGGCGGATGGCTGGGGCTTTGCCGACGTGCTGCCCTATTTCAAGCGCCAGGAAAACTGGACCGACGGCGGCCATGGCGGCGATCCCGATTGGCGTGGGCGTTCGGGGCCATTGCATGTCACACGCGGCGAGATGGCCAACCCGCTGACGCGGGCCTTCATCGAGGCAGGCGGGCAAGCCGGGTATCAGATCACGTCCGACTATAACGGTCAGCAGCAAGAGGGCTTTGGCCCCTTCGAGATGACGGTGCATAAGGGCCAGCGCTGGTCTGCGGCCAATGCCTATCTCAAACCCGCGCTGAAGGGCGGCAAATGCGATGTCATGCGGGGGCTGGCAGGTCGTGTGATCTTTGAGGATGGGCGTGCCACAGGCGTAGAGGTCACCCGCAAAGGCGCACGCGAGGTCATTCATGCCCGCGCCGAAGTGATCCTCTCAGCGTCGGCCTTTAACACCCCGAAATTATTGATGCTTTCGGGTATCGGTCCGGGTGCGCACTTGGCCGAGCACGGTATAGACCTGGTCGCAGATCGGCCTGGCGTTGGGGCAAACCTGCAAGATCACCTGGAGGTTTACATCCAGATGGCCGCCAGCCAGCCGGTGAGCCTCTATAAATACTGGAACCTGCCGGGCAAGGCGCTGGTGGGTCTGACCTGGCTTTTGGGCAAAACCGGGCCGGGGGCCTCGAACCAGTTTGAATCCTGCGGATTTATCCGCTCGGACAAAGGCGTGGATTATCCCGACCTGCAATTCCACTTCCTGCCGATTGCTGTGCGCTATGACGGGCAGGCCGCCGCCGAAGGACATGGGTTTCAAGCGCATGTCGGCCCGATGCGATCTGAGAGCCGTGGGGCCGTCACACTGCGCTCAAACCGGCCAGAGGACGCGCCGGTCATCAGATTCAATTATATGAGCAAGGAAAGCGACTGGCGCGATTTCCGCCGGGGCATTCGGCTGACGCGCGAGATTTTTGCACAAGATGCGTTTGCGCCCTTCGCCAAGCATGAAATCCAACCGGGTGCAGCGCTGCAAACCGATGACGAGATCGACGGCTTCATTCGTGAACACGCCGAAAGCGCTTACCATCCCTGTGGCACCTGTCGCATGGGCCGCGCCGATGATGCTCATGCGGTTGTCGACCCCGAGGGTCGGGTGATTGGGGTAGACGGCCTGCGCGTCGCTGACAGCTCGGTTTTTCCACGTATTCCAAACGGCAATCTGAATGCGCCCTCGATCATGGTCGGAGAAAAGATGGCCGACCACGTGCTGGGCCGGCACCTGCCGGCTGACAATGCCGAGCCGTGGATTCATCCCAACTGGAAGACCGCACAGCGGTGA
- a CDS encoding LysR family transcriptional regulator — protein MTWDDLKYILALMRGGSLSKAARQLKVDKTTVSRRVAALEEALGAVLVERGGHGQMRLTRTGRKVAGQAEAMEDVERRIRADLGAQPDGLAGRVRLSTVPILAHHVLLPQLGELCDLAPGLKVELLAEARDADVLEGEADIALRLARPRTGGQGVLTRKIGVMSYGCYAASMVGGDLPWIGFEPNMQHLEIAQAIETLANAPGSRRAGLSVNDAEGLLRAVQAGLGMSLLPRIIADAVPGLRRLDVDETHIPERELWVLTRRDQAGLDRIRVVQSWLDGIFSAA, from the coding sequence ATGACATGGGATGATCTAAAATACATTCTGGCGCTGATGCGCGGCGGCAGCCTTAGCAAAGCAGCGCGCCAGCTCAAGGTCGACAAGACCACGGTGTCGCGGCGGGTGGCTGCGCTGGAGGAGGCGCTTGGCGCCGTTTTGGTCGAGCGCGGCGGCCATGGTCAAATGCGGCTGACCCGTACGGGCCGCAAGGTGGCGGGTCAGGCAGAAGCCATGGAGGATGTGGAGCGTCGCATTCGTGCCGACCTTGGCGCGCAACCCGATGGGCTTGCCGGGCGCGTGCGTCTTTCTACGGTGCCCATTCTGGCGCATCATGTGTTGCTGCCGCAATTGGGCGAGCTTTGTGATCTCGCGCCGGGTTTGAAGGTCGAACTTCTGGCAGAGGCGCGGGATGCGGATGTGCTGGAGGGAGAGGCCGATATTGCCTTGCGCCTGGCGCGTCCAAGAACTGGTGGGCAGGGGGTTTTGACGCGCAAAATTGGTGTCATGTCTTATGGGTGTTACGCGGCCAGCATGGTAGGCGGCGATCTGCCTTGGATCGGTTTTGAACCAAACATGCAGCATCTGGAGATTGCACAAGCGATCGAAACTTTGGCCAATGCGCCCGGATCACGGCGTGCCGGTCTCTCTGTGAACGACGCCGAAGGTCTCTTGCGGGCGGTTCAAGCGGGGCTTGGGATGTCACTTTTACCTCGGATCATTGCAGATGCGGTGCCGGGCCTTCGCCGCTTGGATGTGGATGAGACCCACATCCCGGAGCGAGAGCTTTGGGTACTGACGCGCCGCGATCAGGCCGGGCTGGACCGGATAAGGGTGGTTCAATCCTGGTTAGACGGCATATTCAGCGCGGCGTGA
- a CDS encoding acyl-CoA carboxylase subunit beta, translating into MKDILQELENRRGQARLGGGEKRVTAQHSKGKLTARERIELLLDEDSFEEFDMFVTHRCSDFGMEANKPHGDGVVTGWGTINGRQVYVFSQDFTVLGGSVSNTHAQKICKIMDMAVQNGAPVIGINDSGGARIQEGVDSLAGYGDVFQRNIEASGVVPQISVITGPCAGGAVYSPAMTDFIFMVRDSSYMFVTGPDVVKTVTNEQVSAEELGGASTHTKKSSVADGAFENDVEAMAEVRRLVDFLPLNNRQPVPVRPFFDDVDRMETSLDTLVPDNPNMPYDMKELITKLADEGDFYEIQEDFAKNIITGFIRLEGRTVGVVANQPMVLAGCLDIDSSRKGARFVRFCDCFEIPILTLVDVPGFLPGTSQEHDGVIKHGAKLLFAYGEATVPKVTVITRKAYGGAYVVMSSKHLAGDINYAWPTSEIAVMGAKGATEIIHRADLNDPDKIAQHTADYEARFANPFVAAERGFIDEVIQPRSTRKRVSRAFAALRNKKRKLPWKKHDNIPL; encoded by the coding sequence ATGAAAGATATCCTGCAGGAACTGGAAAATCGCCGCGGTCAGGCGCGGCTTGGTGGCGGTGAAAAGCGCGTTACGGCACAGCATAGCAAAGGCAAGCTGACCGCACGCGAGCGGATCGAATTGCTGCTGGATGAGGACAGTTTTGAAGAGTTCGACATGTTTGTCACTCATCGCTGCAGTGATTTCGGCATGGAGGCCAACAAACCGCACGGGGATGGCGTTGTCACTGGCTGGGGCACCATCAATGGCCGCCAGGTCTATGTGTTCTCGCAGGATTTCACCGTTCTGGGGGGCTCTGTCTCCAACACCCATGCGCAGAAAATCTGCAAGATCATGGACATGGCCGTGCAGAACGGCGCGCCTGTGATCGGCATCAACGACTCAGGCGGCGCGCGCATTCAGGAAGGTGTCGACAGCCTCGCAGGCTACGGCGATGTCTTTCAACGCAACATCGAAGCGTCAGGCGTGGTCCCGCAGATCAGCGTTATCACCGGCCCTTGTGCGGGTGGGGCGGTCTATTCGCCTGCGATGACCGACTTCATCTTCATGGTACGCGACAGCTCTTACATGTTTGTCACCGGCCCCGATGTGGTCAAAACCGTGACCAACGAACAGGTCAGCGCCGAGGAACTGGGAGGGGCCTCGACACATACCAAGAAATCCTCAGTCGCGGATGGCGCGTTTGAGAATGACGTAGAGGCCATGGCCGAGGTGCGCCGTCTGGTGGATTTCCTGCCGCTCAACAACCGTCAGCCCGTGCCGGTACGCCCGTTCTTTGACGATGTGGACCGGATGGAAACCTCGCTCGACACGCTGGTGCCCGACAATCCCAACATGCCTTATGACATGAAAGAGCTGATCACCAAGCTGGCCGATGAAGGGGATTTTTACGAAATTCAGGAGGATTTCGCCAAGAACATCATCACCGGCTTTATCCGGCTAGAGGGGCGGACGGTGGGCGTTGTGGCCAACCAGCCGATGGTGCTGGCCGGGTGCCTTGATATCGACAGCTCGCGCAAGGGCGCGCGGTTTGTACGGTTCTGCGATTGCTTTGAAATTCCAATCTTGACGCTCGTGGATGTGCCGGGGTTCCTGCCGGGCACGTCACAGGAACATGACGGCGTGATCAAGCATGGCGCAAAGCTCCTCTTTGCCTATGGCGAGGCGACGGTGCCGAAGGTGACCGTGATCACCCGCAAAGCCTATGGCGGGGCCTATGTGGTGATGTCCTCCAAACATCTGGCGGGCGATATCAACTATGCCTGGCCCACGTCAGAGATTGCCGTGATGGGCGCCAAAGGCGCGACCGAGATCATCCACCGCGCCGATCTCAATGACCCTGACAAGATCGCCCAGCACACTGCCGACTACGAGGCCCGCTTTGCGAACCCGTTTGTGGCCGCCGAGCGGGGTTTCATTGACGAGGTGATCCAGCCCCGCAGCACACGCAAACGGGTGAGCCGGGCCTTTGCTGCGCTTCGTAACAAGAAGCGCAAACTGCCGTGGAAAAAGCACGACAATATTCCGTTGTGA
- a CDS encoding multidrug effflux MFS transporter → MQPRAPVRFLDRATPPHILTLILLAGLSALALNIFLPSLPGMTAYFETDYRLMQLSVAVYLAVNATLQLILGPISDRFGRRPVIIGGLLIFLLATLGCIFSTNVWVFLAFRMIQATIVAAMVLSRAVVRDMVPEAHAASMIGYVTMGMAVVPMIGPAIGGVLDEAFGWQASFWALFALGAVVTWLAWSDLGETAPLQGRSFAEQLTEYPALFASPRFWGYALASALTSGSFFAYLGGAPYVGDKVFGLSPSELGLFFGAPAIGYFLGNFASGRFSVRVGVNRMVLWGTLVTTGGVALNLTLFYAGIGSAFSFFGLMTLMGLGNGMTIPNATAGALSVRPHLAGTASGLAGALMIGGGAALSALAGALLAPDTGAFPLLWIMFATSAAGVVAISFVIWREKRLALTPR, encoded by the coding sequence ATGCAACCACGCGCGCCGGTGCGGTTTTTGGATCGCGCCACACCACCCCATATTCTCACGCTGATCCTTCTGGCCGGGCTGTCTGCGCTGGCCTTGAACATCTTCCTGCCCTCGCTGCCGGGCATGACTGCCTACTTTGAGACCGACTATCGCCTGATGCAGCTTTCGGTCGCGGTGTATCTTGCCGTGAACGCCACGCTACAGCTCATTCTGGGTCCGATCTCAGACCGGTTTGGCCGAAGACCAGTGATCATCGGCGGGTTGTTGATTTTCCTTTTGGCCACGCTGGGCTGCATCTTCTCCACGAATGTCTGGGTCTTCCTGGCTTTTCGCATGATCCAAGCCACGATTGTCGCCGCGATGGTCCTCAGCCGTGCGGTGGTGCGCGATATGGTGCCCGAAGCACACGCGGCCTCGATGATCGGCTATGTGACGATGGGCATGGCCGTGGTGCCAATGATCGGCCCGGCGATCGGCGGCGTGCTTGACGAGGCTTTTGGCTGGCAGGCAAGCTTCTGGGCACTCTTTGCCTTGGGGGCTGTCGTCACATGGCTCGCCTGGTCCGATCTGGGAGAGACCGCGCCCTTGCAGGGCCGTAGCTTTGCCGAGCAACTGACTGAATATCCTGCTCTTTTCGCCTCCCCAAGATTCTGGGGCTATGCGCTTGCCTCCGCCCTCACCTCCGGGTCGTTCTTTGCCTATCTCGGCGGTGCACCCTATGTGGGCGACAAGGTCTTCGGGCTCTCTCCTTCGGAGTTGGGCCTATTCTTCGGGGCACCCGCCATCGGCTATTTCCTCGGCAACTTCGCCTCAGGCCGGTTTTCGGTGCGTGTGGGCGTCAACCGCATGGTGCTTTGGGGCACGCTTGTCACCACGGGCGGGGTCGCGCTCAACCTCACGCTCTTCTACGCAGGGATCGGCAGCGCATTTAGTTTCTTTGGCCTGATGACTCTCATGGGCCTCGGCAACGGGATGACCATCCCCAACGCCACGGCGGGCGCCCTGTCGGTGCGACCTCATCTTGCCGGGACCGCCAGCGGGCTGGCAGGAGCTTTGATGATTGGTGGCGGCGCGGCGCTTTCGGCTTTGGCTGGCGCGCTTCTGGCACCCGATACAGGGGCCTTCCCTCTGCTCTGGATCATGTTTGCGACCTCCGCTGCGGGTGTAGTGGCGATCAGCTTCGTGATCTGGCGGGAAAAGCGGCTGGCACTCACGCCGCGCTGA
- the betC gene encoding choline-sulfatase, whose product MTQPNILIFMVDQLNGTLFPDGPADWLHAPNLKKLAARSTRFQNAYTASPLCAPGRASFMSGLLPSRSRVYDNAAEFAADIPTYAHHLRRAGYQTCLSGKMHFVGPDQLHGFEERLTTDIYPADFGWTPDYRKPGERIDWWYHNMGSVTGAGVAEISNQMEYDDEVAYNATRKVYDLARGKDVRPWCLTVSFTHPHDPYVARKKYWDLYEGCAHLVPEVPAMDYADHDPHAQRIFDANDWRNFDITEDDITRSRRAYFANISYLDDKIGEVMEALETTRQEAVILFVSDHGDMLGERGLWFKMCFYEGSSRVPLMISAPDMTPGLVTDPVSTIDVCPTLCALAGADMDEIAPWTTGESLVYLGQGGSRDAPVAMEYAAEASYAPLVSLRYGKWKYTRCVLDPDQLFDLEADPHELTNLADRPEHAGTLTQLRAKSEDRWDLHAFDAQVRESQARRWVVYEALRQGGYYPWDYQPLQKASERYMRNHMDLNIVEENQRFPRGE is encoded by the coding sequence ATGACACAGCCTAACATACTGATTTTCATGGTGGATCAACTCAATGGGACGCTGTTTCCCGATGGGCCCGCCGATTGGCTGCACGCGCCCAACTTGAAAAAACTCGCTGCACGGTCCACGCGCTTTCAAAACGCCTACACCGCCAGCCCGCTTTGTGCGCCGGGCCGGGCCAGCTTCATGTCCGGGCTCTTGCCGTCTCGTAGCCGGGTCTACGATAACGCGGCTGAATTTGCCGCCGATATACCCACCTATGCGCATCATCTGCGTCGAGCAGGTTATCAGACCTGTTTGAGCGGCAAGATGCACTTTGTCGGCCCCGATCAGTTGCACGGCTTTGAAGAACGCCTTACCACCGACATCTACCCGGCTGATTTCGGCTGGACGCCGGATTACCGCAAGCCAGGGGAACGCATCGACTGGTGGTATCACAACATGGGCTCTGTCACCGGTGCAGGCGTGGCCGAGATTTCCAACCAGATGGAATATGACGACGAGGTTGCCTACAACGCCACGCGCAAAGTCTATGATCTGGCCCGTGGCAAGGACGTGCGCCCTTGGTGCCTGACCGTCAGCTTCACACACCCGCATGATCCTTATGTGGCGCGTAAGAAATACTGGGATTTATACGAGGGATGCGCGCATCTGGTGCCCGAAGTTCCGGCGATGGATTATGCGGATCACGACCCGCATGCGCAGCGGATTTTTGATGCCAATGACTGGCGCAATTTCGACATCACAGAAGATGATATCACCCGCTCACGCCGGGCCTATTTCGCCAATATCTCTTATCTCGACGACAAGATCGGTGAGGTGATGGAGGCGCTGGAAACCACAAGACAAGAGGCCGTGATCCTCTTTGTCTCCGATCACGGCGATATGCTGGGGGAACGGGGCCTGTGGTTCAAAATGTGCTTCTACGAGGGCTCGTCCCGCGTGCCGCTGATGATCTCGGCCCCTGACATGACACCGGGGCTTGTGACTGACCCGGTCAGCACAATTGATGTCTGCCCCACGCTTTGCGCGCTGGCCGGTGCGGATATGGACGAAATCGCGCCTTGGACCACCGGTGAGAGCCTGGTTTATTTGGGACAGGGTGGATCCCGGGACGCACCAGTGGCCATGGAATATGCCGCCGAGGCCTCTTATGCGCCGCTCGTGTCGCTGCGCTATGGCAAGTGGAAATACACCCGCTGCGTGCTCGACCCCGATCAGCTCTTTGATCTGGAGGCTGATCCGCATGAGCTGACCAATCTTGCGGACCGTCCCGAGCACGCAGGCACCTTGACGCAGCTGCGCGCCAAATCCGAAGACCGCTGGGATCTGCACGCCTTTGACGCTCAAGTCCGCGAAAGCCAGGCGCGCCGCTGGGTCGTCTATGAGGCGCTGCGCCAGGGCGGATACTACCCCTGGGACTACCAACCCCTGCAAAAGGCATCGGAGCGCTACATGCGCAACCACATGGACCTCAATATTGTCGAGGAAAATCAAAGATTTCCGAGGGGCGAGTGA
- a CDS encoding cupin domain-containing protein, producing the protein MTQLYKNQAFTIAYADDGKFVGEGLRAFFEYRQLGIAKATQGKFGAHVIRAVPGMESPAEWHSHELEFQMVYVTKGWVVFEYEGEGEHILREGSCVLQPPGIKHREVRHSDDLELIEITSPAEFATNPEDAPA; encoded by the coding sequence ATGACCCAGCTCTACAAAAACCAGGCCTTCACCATTGCCTATGCCGATGATGGCAAATTCGTAGGCGAGGGGCTGCGCGCCTTCTTCGAGTACCGCCAGCTGGGCATCGCCAAGGCCACGCAAGGCAAGTTTGGGGCGCATGTGATCCGGGCGGTGCCGGGGATGGAAAGCCCGGCGGAGTGGCATTCCCATGAGCTGGAGTTCCAGATGGTCTATGTCACCAAGGGCTGGGTGGTCTTTGAGTATGAGGGCGAGGGAGAGCATATCCTGCGCGAAGGCTCTTGCGTGCTGCAACCCCCTGGCATCAAACACCGTGAAGTGCGCCATTCCGATGATCTGGAACTGATCGAGATCACCAGCCCGGCGGAGTTTGCCACCAATCCGGAAGATGCGCCTGCATGA
- a CDS encoding YdcH family protein: MSHTPHELHEEFPEHAERITTLKVSDAHFARLMDEYHEVNRAVHSAETNVTPVSEVVETDMRKTRARLKDEIYQMLVG, translated from the coding sequence ATGTCACACACTCCGCATGAGTTGCACGAGGAATTTCCGGAACACGCTGAACGGATCACCACGCTCAAGGTCTCGGACGCCCATTTTGCCCGGCTGATGGATGAGTATCACGAGGTCAACCGCGCTGTGCATAGTGCTGAGACGAACGTGACACCGGTCTCAGAGGTGGTTGAAACAGACATGCGCAAAACCCGCGCCCGGCTCAAGGATGAGATTTATCAGATGCTTGTGGGGTGA
- a CDS encoding YciI family protein, with translation MTFIVLFEDADGKEHLRQAHMADHLAFLAANAGIITAAGPLFAANGDGHGGMWNVATEDVASVEALVRADPFYPTGLRKTYTVLEWRHVFRDGAPVKP, from the coding sequence ATGACCTTTATCGTTCTTTTTGAGGACGCCGATGGAAAAGAGCATCTGCGTCAGGCGCATATGGCCGATCACCTCGCGTTTCTAGCTGCGAATGCTGGCATAATTACCGCTGCCGGACCCCTCTTTGCCGCGAATGGAGACGGGCATGGCGGAATGTGGAACGTTGCGACCGAGGATGTGGCAAGCGTTGAAGCGTTGGTGCGTGCCGATCCTTTCTATCCAACAGGGCTTCGCAAAACCTACACAGTTTTGGAATGGCGACATGTTTTCCGTGACGGTGCACCAGTAAAGCCCTGA